A genomic window from Bacillus sp. Marseille-P3661 includes:
- a CDS encoding Mrp/NBP35 family ATP-binding protein, with protein MITKKQVQDILGKMQDPFLHKTLVETNGIEEISVKEEKNHVSVKIAIAKTGTGEQMQLQQQVVTALKNAGANTVGIRFSELPKEVTAQFQTKPENPSLLDPSSPTKFIAIASGKGGVGKSTVSVNLAVSLARLGKKVGIVDADIYGFSVPDMMGITERPAVRNERIYPVERFGVKVISMGFFVEDNAPIIWRGPMLGKMLNQFFSEVEWGELDYLLLDLPPGTGDVALDVHTLIPSCREIIVTTPHATAAFVAARAGAMALKTEHEILGVIENMSYFESKVTGEKEYIFGQGGGEKLAKELNAPLLGQIQLGQPEIDENDFAPSVYDENHKIGKKYLEIAEQVIKYSK; from the coding sequence TTGATTACAAAAAAACAAGTACAAGACATACTAGGAAAAATGCAGGATCCATTTTTACATAAAACATTGGTTGAGACTAATGGTATCGAAGAAATTAGTGTAAAAGAAGAAAAGAATCATGTAAGTGTTAAGATCGCTATTGCAAAGACAGGAACAGGTGAGCAAATGCAGCTGCAACAACAAGTAGTAACTGCTCTTAAAAATGCTGGTGCAAATACTGTAGGTATCCGTTTTAGTGAACTGCCAAAGGAAGTTACTGCACAGTTCCAAACTAAACCAGAAAATCCTTCACTTTTAGACCCTAGCAGTCCAACAAAGTTTATTGCGATAGCAAGTGGTAAAGGTGGCGTAGGTAAATCAACAGTTTCTGTTAACCTTGCTGTTTCATTAGCTCGCTTAGGTAAAAAGGTAGGGATTGTAGATGCAGATATCTATGGTTTCAGTGTTCCTGATATGATGGGCATAACTGAAAGACCTGCGGTTCGAAATGAAAGAATTTACCCGGTAGAGCGTTTTGGAGTTAAGGTAATTTCAATGGGATTCTTTGTAGAAGATAATGCACCTATCATTTGGAGAGGACCAATGCTAGGCAAAATGTTAAATCAGTTTTTCTCAGAAGTTGAATGGGGTGAATTAGATTATCTTTTACTAGACTTACCACCAGGAACAGGTGATGTTGCATTAGATGTGCACACATTGATTCCTTCATGTCGTGAGATAATCGTAACCACACCACATGCTACAGCAGCATTTGTTGCAGCACGTGCTGGGGCAATGGCATTAAAAACAGAGCATGAAATTCTTGGAGTTATTGAGAACATGTCGTACTTTGAAAGCAAAGTAACGGGTGAAAAAGAGTATATATTTGGCCAAGGTGGCGGTGAAAAGCTTGCCAAGGAATTAAATGCACCTCTATTAGGCCAAATTCAATTAGGGCAACCTGAAATAGATGAAAATGATTTTGCGCCATCAGTTTATGATGAAAACCATAAGATTGGTAAAAAGTATTTAGAAATTGCAGAACAGGTCATTAAATATTCAAAATAA
- the gerD gene encoding spore germination lipoprotein GerD, protein MKNILMLLLLLLFLISACAPAEIQGNNQPDYDTTKKMVVDILKTDEGKKAIEEIVTNEDTKAQLVMDQPFVQQSIKTALTSEEALNFWKKQFEDPKFTEAFAKSMQAEHEKLIKGLMKDPDYQAMMIDILKDPEMEKQLLDAMKSQQYRDQLKTLISETIESPLFKAKMQDMLIKGAEELQKEEAAKQEEKQKEE, encoded by the coding sequence ATGAAAAATATATTAATGCTCCTCCTTCTTTTGCTGTTTTTAATTAGCGCCTGTGCACCAGCAGAAATACAGGGGAACAATCAACCAGATTATGATACAACAAAGAAAATGGTGGTTGATATTCTTAAAACAGATGAAGGAAAAAAGGCAATAGAAGAAATAGTAACAAATGAAGATACTAAAGCACAGCTTGTAATGGACCAACCTTTTGTCCAACAATCAATTAAAACTGCTTTAACATCTGAGGAGGCATTAAACTTTTGGAAAAAGCAATTTGAGGATCCAAAGTTTACTGAGGCCTTCGCAAAGTCAATGCAAGCTGAACATGAAAAGTTGATTAAAGGATTAATGAAAGACCCTGACTATCAGGCAATGATGATCGATATTTTGAAAGACCCCGAAATGGAAAAGCAGCTTTTAGATGCAATGAAATCCCAGCAATACAGAGACCAGCTTAAAACATTAATATCAGAAACAATCGAAAGCCCTTTATTTAAGGCTAAAATGCAGGACATGTTAATTAAAGGTGCAGAGGAACTCCAAAAAGAAGAAGCAGCTAAACAAGAAGAAAAACAGAAGGAAGAATAA
- a CDS encoding KinB-signaling pathway activation protein, with protein MKSRNWVYLFLTTLIIGGISTVIIGFGVKWDEYSSLFIPFNLVEILSVTLWLLGVGFIFSLISQMGFFAYLTVHRFGLGLFKSLWNAVQIVLIAFVLFDLVYFRYIAYGEGQPLSEYILPAVLILLYGMIIAYWKMKETNKGAFIPALFFMVAVTILEWVPALRADDKAWLLLMVLPLLICNTWQLLILHRLTKTANS; from the coding sequence ATGAAAAGTAGAAATTGGGTATACTTATTTTTAACTACTCTGATTATTGGAGGAATAAGTACAGTAATTATTGGATTTGGTGTAAAATGGGACGAATATTCTTCTTTATTTATACCATTTAATTTAGTCGAGATACTTTCCGTTACACTGTGGTTGCTTGGTGTCGGTTTCATATTTAGCTTAATAAGCCAAATGGGTTTCTTTGCTTATTTAACTGTTCATCGATTTGGATTAGGGTTGTTTAAATCACTATGGAATGCTGTTCAAATAGTTTTAATTGCCTTTGTTTTATTTGATCTTGTTTACTTTCGATATATAGCATATGGAGAAGGACAACCACTTTCTGAATATATTCTTCCCGCTGTACTTATTCTACTTTATGGAATGATAATTGCTTACTGGAAAATGAAAGAAACAAATAAGGGCGCATTTATTCCAGCCTTATTTTTCATGGTTGCTGTTACGATTCTAGAATGGGTACCAGCTTTACGCGCTGATGATAAGGCTTGGTTACTTTTAATGGTCTTACCTTTATTAATATGTAATACATGGCAGTTATTAATTCTTCATCGACTTACAAAAACAGCAAATAGCTGA
- the pdaB gene encoding polysaccharide deacetylase family sporulation protein PdaB, which produces MKFFVVVNGKRIKQSLIVIIAAFFTASILYMGNQQQSVFSTEKGPMAIYKGEKADDKVALTFDISWGDERAPIILDTLKKEGIKNATFFISASWAERHPDILEQIVKEGHEVGSMGYHYRNYADWDDKKIRRDILMADETLKKLGIKELKYLRPPNGNFNKKILQIADSYGYSIVHWSVNSLDYTNPGIEKIVQNVVPNVNGGDIILLHASDSATQTEKALPQIIKGLKSKGLKIVTVSELISNADIKSNEVK; this is translated from the coding sequence ATGAAGTTTTTCGTCGTAGTGAATGGGAAGAGAATTAAACAATCTCTCATTGTAATTATAGCTGCTTTTTTTACAGCTAGTATTTTGTATATGGGAAATCAACAGCAATCAGTATTCTCAACTGAGAAAGGGCCGATGGCAATCTATAAAGGCGAAAAAGCGGATGATAAAGTAGCCCTTACATTTGATATCAGTTGGGGAGATGAACGAGCGCCCATTATTTTGGATACTTTAAAGAAGGAAGGAATAAAAAATGCAACCTTCTTTATTTCTGCGTCATGGGCTGAGAGACATCCGGATATTTTGGAGCAAATTGTAAAAGAAGGCCATGAAGTAGGAAGTATGGGGTACCATTATCGAAATTATGCTGATTGGGATGATAAAAAAATTAGACGTGACATATTAATGGCAGATGAAACTTTAAAGAAGTTAGGAATAAAGGAGCTCAAGTATCTTCGTCCGCCAAATGGCAATTTTAATAAAAAAATTCTTCAAATAGCAGATTCCTACGGTTATTCAATTGTACACTGGAGTGTTAATTCATTAGATTACACAAACCCAGGTATTGAGAAAATCGTTCAGAATGTAGTACCAAACGTTAATGGCGGGGATATAATTCTGCTCCACGCATCCGATTCAGCAACACAAACAGAAAAGGCCTTGCCCCAAATAATTAAGGGCTTAAAGTCTAAAGGTCTTAAAATTGTAACAGTATCAGAGTTAATTTCTAACGCTGATATAAAAAGCAATGAAGTAAAATAG
- the rocF gene encoding arginase yields the protein MNKNISIIGVPIDLGQTRRGVDMGPSAMRYAGVIERLENLNYDIEDLGDIEYRRPTRKEVISDTNLKNLKEVADVSEKLAAKVAETVSHNRFPLVLGGDHSVAIGTLAGISKHYSNLGVIWYDAHGDLNTAETSPSGNIHGMPLAVSMGLGHPDLTNIAGYSPKVDPKNIVIIGARSLDQGEKELIREKGIRVYTMHEIDRMGMTAVMEETINYLSARTDGVHLSLDLDGLDPSDAPGVGTPVIGGISYRESHLAMEMLAESDIITSAEFVEVNPILDEKNKTASVAVALMGSLFGEKLK from the coding sequence ATGAATAAAAATATATCTATTATTGGAGTTCCGATTGATTTAGGTCAAACGAGACGCGGAGTTGATATGGGGCCTAGTGCTATGAGATACGCAGGTGTTATTGAACGATTAGAAAATTTGAATTATGATATTGAAGACTTAGGTGATATTGAGTATAGAAGACCTACAAGAAAAGAAGTTATTTCAGATACTAATTTAAAAAATCTAAAGGAAGTTGCTGATGTAAGTGAAAAGCTTGCTGCAAAGGTAGCTGAAACTGTTTCGCATAACCGATTCCCCTTAGTGTTAGGGGGCGACCATAGCGTGGCGATTGGGACCCTAGCAGGCATCTCTAAACATTATTCTAATCTAGGAGTTATTTGGTATGATGCACATGGCGATCTAAACACTGCGGAAACATCACCTTCGGGAAATATTCATGGAATGCCTTTAGCAGTTAGTATGGGGCTTGGTCATCCGGATTTAACAAATATTGCAGGATATAGTCCTAAAGTTGATCCCAAGAATATCGTAATTATTGGCGCTCGGTCCCTTGATCAAGGTGAAAAAGAGTTAATTAGGGAAAAAGGAATTCGAGTTTATACGATGCATGAGATTGATCGCATGGGGATGACTGCAGTTATGGAGGAAACAATTAATTATTTGTCAGCAAGAACGGACGGTGTTCATTTAAGTCTTGATTTAGATGGTTTAGACCCAAGTGATGCACCGGGAGTAGGAACACCTGTTATTGGTGGTATTAGTTATCGTGAAAGCCACTTAGCAATGGAGATGCTTGCAGAATCAGATATTATTACATCTGCTGAATTCGTTGAGGTAAACCCAATCCTTGATGAAAAAAATAAAACAGCTTCTGTGGCAGTTGCACTGATGGGCTCCTTATTTGGGGAAAAGTTAAAGTAA
- the sigW gene encoding RNA polymerase sigma factor SigW, with translation METLIKKRIKQVKKGDQNAFAEIVELFKDKVYQLCYRMIGNAHEAEDLAQEAFIRAYVNIHSYDINRKFSTWLYRIATNLSIDRLRKRKPDYYLDAEIQGTEGLTMYSHLQSDEPLPEESVESLEFQEMIQSEINELPPMYRSVIVLKYIEELSLKEISEILDIPIGTVKTRIHRGREALRKKLGNV, from the coding sequence ATGGAAACTTTAATAAAAAAACGAATTAAGCAAGTTAAAAAGGGAGATCAAAACGCTTTTGCTGAAATTGTAGAGCTATTTAAGGATAAAGTGTATCAGCTTTGTTATCGAATGATTGGTAATGCACATGAGGCGGAGGATTTGGCACAGGAAGCGTTTATCCGAGCGTATGTTAATATTCATAGTTATGATATTAACCGGAAATTCTCTACATGGCTGTATAGGATCGCAACAAACTTGTCCATTGACCGACTGAGGAAGAGGAAACCTGATTACTATTTAGATGCTGAAATCCAAGGTACAGAAGGATTAACGATGTATTCACATCTTCAGTCAGATGAACCATTGCCTGAAGAAAGTGTGGAAAGTCTAGAATTTCAAGAAATGATACAAAGTGAGATAAATGAATTGCCGCCTATGTACCGATCGGTGATTGTTCTTAAATATATCGAAGAATTGTCCTTAAAAGAGATAAGTGAAATATTAGATATACCTATAGGAACGGTTAAAACGCGGATTCACAGGGGAAGAGAAGCGTTAAGAAAAAAATTAGGTAATGTATAA
- a CDS encoding anti-sigma factor family protein: MECSTEIVELMHKYLDEETSEEENKALKGHIESCTTCQQYFQQLKKAIAYVQSTTHIKAPEHFTANVMSRLPKEKPSLRYTRWFKAHPTVSAAAAFVILMMGSVFANWENDQLSVSKQSNLQIQEQTVIVPEGVVVEGDVVVRNGDIKIEGEVDGNVTVINGDKYLASAGRVTGEIEEIDAIFEWIWYNMKKVFTAAF, translated from the coding sequence ATGGAATGTTCAACAGAAATTGTTGAATTAATGCATAAATATTTGGATGAGGAGACTTCCGAAGAAGAAAATAAAGCATTAAAAGGACATATCGAAAGTTGTACAACATGTCAGCAGTATTTTCAGCAATTGAAAAAAGCTATTGCATATGTACAAAGTACGACTCATATTAAGGCCCCTGAACATTTCACTGCAAATGTTATGAGTAGACTCCCTAAAGAAAAACCATCTTTAAGATATACTAGATGGTTTAAAGCGCATCCAACTGTTTCAGCTGCGGCTGCATTTGTTATCTTAATGATGGGAAGTGTTTTCGCTAATTGGGAAAATGACCAATTATCTGTTTCTAAGCAATCAAATTTGCAGATTCAAGAACAAACAGTCATTGTACCAGAGGGAGTGGTAGTAGAGGGCGATGTGGTCGTTAGGAATGGAGATATCAAAATTGAGGGTGAAGTCGATGGTAATGTAACAGTTATTAACGGTGATAAATATTTAGCATCGGCGGGGCGTGTTACTGGGGAAATTGAGGAAATAGATGCAATATTTGAGTGGATTTGGTATAACATGAAGAAAGTATTCACAGCTGCTTTTTAG
- the cdaA gene encoding diadenylate cyclase CdaA produces MPVGEFPILNYIGEIIDVLLVAFVIYKLIMIIRGTKAVQLLKGIFVIIAVWFLSSFFGLNTLQWLMNQALTWGFLAVIIIFQPELRRALEQLGRGRLFSRSAVPEEEVLTKNIDEIVKSMSYMGKRRIGALLSIERETGMGDYIETGIPLNAKISSELLINIFIPNTPLHDGAVIIKDNEIKAAACYLPLSESPFISKELGTRHRAALGISEVTDSITIIVSEETGNISLTKNGELYRNLTNDALKEMLVEELTNSAKAKTTSPSRWNWRGKKNAD; encoded by the coding sequence ATGCCTGTTGGAGAATTTCCAATCTTAAATTACATCGGAGAGATCATAGATGTTCTCCTTGTGGCCTTTGTGATATATAAATTAATCATGATTATTCGCGGTACAAAGGCTGTGCAATTATTAAAAGGCATTTTTGTTATTATTGCAGTTTGGTTTCTAAGCAGTTTCTTTGGCTTAAATACACTGCAATGGTTAATGAATCAGGCCTTAACATGGGGGTTCTTGGCTGTTATTATTATTTTTCAGCCTGAATTACGAAGAGCACTTGAACAACTGGGAAGAGGTCGTTTGTTTTCCAGAAGTGCAGTCCCTGAAGAAGAAGTCCTTACAAAGAACATTGATGAAATCGTAAAATCTATGTCTTATATGGGAAAAAGGCGAATAGGAGCTTTATTATCTATTGAAAGAGAAACAGGTATGGGTGACTACATAGAAACTGGAATACCATTAAATGCAAAAATATCTTCAGAACTTTTAATCAATATTTTTATTCCTAATACTCCGCTGCATGATGGAGCTGTCATTATAAAAGATAATGAAATAAAAGCTGCTGCTTGTTATTTGCCATTATCTGAAAGTCCATTTATCTCAAAGGAGTTAGGGACGCGTCATCGGGCAGCATTAGGTATTAGTGAAGTAACCGATAGTATTACAATAATTGTTTCTGAAGAAACCGGTAATATTTCCTTAACAAAAAATGGTGAGTTATACCGCAATCTGACAAACGATGCGCTTAAAGAGATGCTTGTAGAAGAGCTTACAAATAGTGCAAAAGCAAAAACAACTTCTCCATCGCGATGGAATTGGAGGGGGAAGAAAAATGCTGATTGA
- a CDS encoding CdaR family protein has product MLIDKWLNSPWFVRIVALFLALMLYTAVNMETQTNPKPSGILQTTTETEALSNIPLQVIYNEDKFVISELPQTVNVYVDGTNSVIKAMKAQEGYEVYVDLSNLSAGKHNIRVQHRGFSNKLKVNIDPAMVTVEIQDKVEQIMPITIEKLNQDKLPQGYTSDEPIIVPNSVKVRGSRDDVKRIGFVKGFLDIEGVMDTVKKDVAINVYDLNGEQLNLEVEPSVVEVQIPISPPYKAVPFKVNRKGTLPNGMSIKSFEVSPTEITVYGPYEVIETIEMIDNIDVNLSTIDGDQTLEVKVPVPEGAIKVNPEVISIKVDVEEEESKVLTNVPIKLSGSSNLDNVSIITPLDGLVNLRIFGAEDVIQNIQPEDFDIRLNVGGFSQGEHEIDIEVVSGPQNVRWEITPSKALIEINNG; this is encoded by the coding sequence ATGCTGATTGATAAATGGTTAAATAGTCCATGGTTTGTTCGAATTGTAGCTTTATTTCTTGCATTAATGCTATATACAGCTGTTAATATGGAAACTCAAACTAATCCTAAGCCTAGTGGGATTTTACAAACAACTACGGAAACAGAAGCACTATCAAATATACCTTTACAGGTTATTTATAATGAGGATAAGTTTGTCATATCAGAGCTTCCACAAACTGTAAACGTTTATGTTGATGGCACGAATAGTGTGATTAAAGCAATGAAAGCACAGGAAGGATACGAGGTTTACGTTGATTTATCTAATCTATCCGCAGGGAAACATAATATTCGTGTACAACATCGCGGCTTTTCTAATAAATTAAAAGTGAATATAGACCCAGCCATGGTTACTGTAGAGATACAAGATAAAGTTGAACAAATCATGCCGATTACAATTGAAAAGCTAAATCAAGATAAATTACCACAAGGATACACATCAGACGAGCCAATTATTGTACCAAATAGCGTAAAGGTAAGAGGTTCTAGAGATGATGTGAAACGAATCGGCTTTGTAAAAGGATTTTTGGATATAGAAGGGGTAATGGATACGGTCAAGAAGGATGTAGCAATCAATGTCTATGATTTAAATGGAGAACAATTAAACTTAGAAGTTGAGCCATCTGTTGTAGAGGTACAAATCCCGATTTCACCGCCATATAAGGCAGTCCCGTTTAAGGTGAATCGTAAAGGAACCTTACCGAATGGAATGAGCATTAAATCATTTGAGGTTTCACCGACCGAAATAACGGTTTATGGTCCATATGAGGTTATTGAAACAATTGAAATGATTGATAACATAGATGTAAATTTATCAACTATAGATGGAGACCAAACCCTCGAGGTAAAAGTGCCAGTACCGGAGGGAGCTATTAAAGTAAATCCTGAGGTAATCTCTATAAAGGTTGATGTTGAAGAAGAAGAAAGCAAAGTATTAACCAATGTACCGATCAAGCTAAGTGGCAGTTCAAACCTAGACAATGTTTCAATCATTACACCACTAGACGGCTTAGTAAATTTAAGGATTTTTGGTGCGGAGGATGTCATACAAAATATTCAACCTGAGGACTTTGATATTAGGCTTAATGTAGGCGGTTTTTCACAGGGAGAACATGAAATAGATATTGAAGTTGTGTCAGGACCACAAAATGTCAGATGGGAAATTACCCCGTCAAAGGCCCTTATTGAAATTAATAATGGATAA
- the glmM gene encoding phosphoglucosamine mutase, with protein sequence MGKYFGTDGVRGVANSELTPELAFKIGRYGGYVLTKDTNSPKILIGRDTRISGHMLEGALVAGLLSIGAEVMRLGVISTPGVAFLTKALGAQAGVMISASHNPVADNGIKYFGPDGFKLTDEQELEIERLIDAEEDTLPRPTGADIGQVNDYFEGGQKYLHFLKQTVDEDFSGIHVALDCAHGATSSLAPHLFADLEADISTMGNNPDGLNINDGVGSTHPQKLAEFVLEKGADVGLAFDGDGDRLIAIDEKGNVVDGDQIMFICAKYLNEKGRLNQQTVVSTVMSNLGFYKALETNQIKSVQASVGDRYVMEEMRKGGFNLGGEQSGHIIFLDYVTTGDGMLSAIQLVNIMKATNKPLSELAAELEKFPQLLENVPVTDKSIAETNERIKQVIKEVETEMGENGRLLVRPSGTEPLIRVMAEAPTEELCEEYVKRVVTVIREEIGA encoded by the coding sequence ATGGGTAAATATTTTGGTACAGACGGTGTTCGCGGAGTGGCTAATAGTGAACTAACACCAGAGCTTGCCTTTAAAATAGGAAGATACGGTGGTTATGTTTTAACAAAGGATACAAATTCACCAAAGATTTTAATTGGTAGAGATACGCGGATTTCGGGCCATATGCTTGAAGGAGCATTGGTCGCAGGGTTACTCTCAATTGGTGCAGAAGTAATGCGGTTAGGTGTTATATCTACTCCGGGAGTGGCCTTTTTGACGAAAGCCCTAGGCGCTCAAGCAGGTGTCATGATTTCAGCTTCACATAACCCTGTTGCGGATAACGGTATAAAGTATTTTGGTCCGGACGGTTTTAAGTTAACAGATGAACAAGAACTTGAAATTGAAAGGTTAATTGATGCGGAAGAAGATACTTTGCCTCGTCCTACTGGTGCGGATATAGGACAAGTAAATGACTATTTTGAGGGTGGTCAAAAGTATTTACATTTCTTAAAACAAACTGTTGACGAAGACTTCTCAGGTATTCATGTTGCTTTGGATTGTGCACACGGTGCAACTTCATCATTAGCTCCGCATCTATTTGCTGATTTAGAAGCGGATATTTCAACAATGGGAAATAATCCAGATGGCCTAAATATCAATGACGGAGTGGGATCAACACATCCACAAAAATTAGCTGAATTTGTTCTTGAAAAAGGAGCGGATGTCGGTTTAGCTTTTGATGGTGATGGTGACCGATTAATTGCGATTGATGAAAAAGGAAATGTTGTTGATGGCGATCAAATTATGTTTATTTGTGCAAAGTACCTAAACGAAAAAGGAAGATTAAATCAACAAACAGTTGTTTCAACAGTGATGAGCAATCTTGGCTTTTATAAAGCGTTAGAAACCAATCAAATAAAAAGCGTGCAAGCGTCTGTTGGCGACCGTTACGTAATGGAAGAAATGAGAAAAGGCGGTTTTAATCTTGGCGGTGAACAATCAGGCCACATTATCTTCCTTGATTATGTAACAACAGGCGATGGAATGTTATCGGCTATTCAATTAGTAAATATTATGAAAGCTACAAATAAACCATTATCAGAGTTGGCAGCTGAATTGGAAAAATTCCCGCAACTATTAGAGAATGTCCCTGTAACGGATAAATCCATTGCAGAAACAAATGAACGAATTAAACAGGTTATAAAAGAAGTAGAAACCGAAATGGGAGAGAATGGGCGCTTACTTGTGCGGCCATCAGGTACCGAGCCATTAATAAGAGTAATGGCTGAGGCACCAACAGAAGAGCTTTGTGAAGAGTATGTAAAAAGAGTTGTAACAGTTATTCGCGAAGAAATAGGAGCATAA
- the glmS gene encoding glutamine--fructose-6-phosphate transaminase (isomerizing): MCGIVGYIGQEDTKEILLKGLEKLEYRGYDSAGIAVLNDNGVQYFKEKGRIAKLREVVNENVKATAGIGHTRWATHGVPNRTNAHPHQSKSGRFTIVHNGVIENYQQLKRELLEDVNLLSETDTEVIVQIIDKIVQKGESVEEAFRQTLLQLKGSYAIALLDEQDPDRIYVAKNKSPLLVGVGENFNVVASDAMAMLQVTDQYIELVDKEMVIVTRDSVTIKNLDGKEIERAPFTCELDTSDIEKGTYPHFMLKETDEQPFVIRKIIQEYQDENNTLKLDENIRQAMIDTDRIYIVACGTSYHAGLVGKQFIEKLANIPVEVHVASEFSYNMPLLSQKPLFIFISQSGETADSRAVLVEVKKLGHRALTITNVPGSTLSREADFTLPLYAGPEIAVASTKAYTAQMAVLAILAVDTARTKGIQLSFDPIQELSIVANAMEVLCDQKEEMEQIARDYLATTRNCFFIGRGIDFYVGLEGALKLKEISYIQAEGFAGGELKHGTIALIEEGTPVIALATQESVNLGIRGNVKEVAARGANTCIISMMGLNDAEDRFVIPEVHELMTPLVSVIPLQLIAYYAALHRDCDVDKPRNLAKSVTVE, translated from the coding sequence ATGTGCGGAATTGTTGGATATATTGGTCAAGAAGATACGAAAGAAATCTTGTTAAAAGGATTAGAAAAACTAGAATACCGTGGTTATGATTCAGCTGGAATTGCGGTTCTTAATGATAATGGTGTTCAATATTTCAAGGAAAAAGGTCGTATTGCTAAGTTACGCGAAGTAGTAAATGAAAATGTAAAAGCTACAGCTGGAATCGGGCATACCCGTTGGGCTACACATGGTGTACCGAACCGCACAAATGCACATCCGCATCAAAGTAAATCTGGTCGTTTTACAATTGTTCACAATGGTGTAATTGAAAATTATCAGCAGCTTAAACGAGAACTTTTAGAAGATGTGAACTTACTAAGTGAAACAGATACCGAAGTCATTGTTCAAATTATTGATAAAATTGTTCAAAAGGGTGAATCGGTTGAGGAAGCATTCCGTCAAACGCTACTTCAATTAAAAGGTTCATATGCAATAGCATTATTGGATGAACAAGATCCGGACCGAATTTATGTGGCCAAAAATAAAAGTCCGCTGTTAGTAGGTGTTGGAGAAAACTTTAATGTTGTAGCAAGTGATGCAATGGCGATGTTACAAGTAACTGATCAATATATTGAATTAGTTGATAAAGAAATGGTAATTGTAACAAGAGATTCTGTTACAATTAAAAACCTTGATGGCAAGGAAATTGAGCGTGCACCATTTACTTGTGAACTAGATACTAGTGATATCGAAAAAGGTACGTATCCGCATTTTATGTTAAAAGAAACTGACGAACAGCCTTTTGTTATTCGTAAAATTATTCAAGAATATCAAGATGAAAATAACACACTAAAGCTTGATGAAAATATCCGTCAAGCGATGATAGATACAGATCGTATTTATATTGTAGCTTGTGGAACTAGTTATCATGCTGGTCTTGTGGGTAAGCAATTTATCGAGAAACTCGCTAATATTCCTGTAGAAGTACATGTGGCAAGTGAATTTTCATATAATATGCCATTATTATCTCAGAAACCATTATTTATTTTCATATCTCAAAGTGGAGAAACTGCCGATAGTCGTGCAGTACTAGTTGAAGTGAAGAAACTTGGACATCGCGCTTTAACAATTACAAATGTTCCAGGTTCAACCTTATCTAGGGAAGCTGATTTTACACTTCCGTTATATGCTGGACCTGAAATTGCCGTGGCCTCAACAAAAGCATACACAGCGCAAATGGCTGTATTAGCTATTTTAGCTGTTGATACTGCTCGTACAAAAGGCATACAACTATCTTTTGACCCTATTCAGGAATTAAGTATTGTTGCCAATGCAATGGAAGTTCTTTGTGACCAAAAAGAAGAGATGGAACAAATTGCACGTGACTATCTTGCCACTACAAGAAATTGCTTTTTTATCGGTCGTGGCATTGATTTCTATGTCGGCTTAGAAGGGGCGTTAAAGCTAAAAGAAATTTCCTATATCCAAGCAGAAGGATTTGCTGGTGGTGAGTTAAAGCATGGAACAATTGCTTTAATTGAAGAAGGAACACCAGTTATTGCACTTGCGACGCAGGAAAGTGTAAACTTGGGTATCCGTGGAAATGTTAAAGAAGTTGCGGCACGTGGTGCTAATACTTGTATCATAAGTATGATGGGTTTAAATGATGCGGAAGATCGCTTTGTGATCCCAGAGGTTCATGAATTGATGACGCCATTAGTTTCAGTTATCCCACTTCAATTAATTGCATACTATGCTGCATTGCATCGCGATTGCGATGTAGATAAGCCAAGAAACCTAGCTAAGTCAGTTACGGTTGAATAA